One Rosa chinensis cultivar Old Blush chromosome 5, RchiOBHm-V2, whole genome shotgun sequence genomic region harbors:
- the LOC112203370 gene encoding cysteine-rich receptor-like protein kinase 7, giving the protein MARIFTNDEQEANTMKIVGTRGYMSPEYVMGGNFSIKSDVYSFGVLMLEILSGRKNNSFYNDDHAINKVGYAWALWREGAGLRLTDPRLGDSCDKNQFLSREHNETSGIAFLEYWLCKFIFCTSSCKPTGAWTLLATALYNGLSIRLGQPVLGALYRTLYQATMHPFETSISGPFWILDFWIQAYFPFFRGDDILMLPPTD; this is encoded by the exons atGGCAAGGATTTTCACAAATGATGAACAAGAAGCAAATACTATGAAGATTGTTGGGACACG TGGTTACATGTCCCCTGAGTATGTTATGGGGGGAAACTTTTCCATAAAATCTGATGTCTATAGTTTCGGAGTGTTGATGCTAGAAATCCTAAGTGGAAGGAAAAACAATAGCTTCTACAATGATGACCATGCCATCAATAAAGTTGGCTAT GCATGGGCCTTATGGAGAGAAGGTGCAGGACTAAGACTAACGGATCCAAGACTTGGCGATTCATGTGATAAAAATCAATTCTTGAG CCGGGAGCACAATGAGACCAGCGGAATCGCTTTCTTGGAGTATTGGCTCTGTAAATTCATCTTCTGCACTTCCTCTTGCAAGCCCACTGGTGCCTGGACTTTGCTggcaacggccctctacaacggcctcAGTATCAGGCTTGGGCAACCGGTGCTAGGAGCCCTTTATCGTACTTTGTATCAAGCCACCATGCATCCCTTTGAAACTAGCATATCTGGCCCCTTTTGGATtttggacttctggatccaagCTTATTTTCCATTCTTCCGTGGCGATGACATTCTGATGCTTCCCCCAACCGACTAA
- the LOC112203371 gene encoding cysteine-rich receptor-like protein kinase 10: MLDVIYIYVGSPGCRFWSARNSQFLEDTDSSAINYIITGRITAKPSRRNNDASHKWIWIGFAIVAALMGIVLCSMCYLRRRRKLADQNQTRIQEMLNMMNSNRPTNANGLQNDEKGGHDLSVFNYKSIITATCNFSDQNKLGEGGFGPVYIQGKLVTGQEIAVKRLSKRSGQGILEFKNELILIYELQHTNLVQLFGFCIYGEERMLIYEYMANKSLDYFLFDSTRCQQLDWNKRFSIIEGVAQGLLYLHKYSRKRVIHRDLKASNVLLDENMNPKIFDFGMARIFTNDEQEANTMKIVGTCGYMSPEYVMGGKFSIKSDVYSFGVLMLEILSGRKNSSFYNDDHAINIVGYAWALWRDGAGLRLMDPRLGDSCDKNQFLRCIHVGMLCVEENAANRPMMLDVISMLANESISLPVLTKPAFCTERNVITTAVGGNGPEIITSVNGISNSDFDGR, encoded by the exons ATGTTAGATGTGATATATATCTATGTTGGATCACCTGGATGTCGATTTTGGAGTGCAAGGAATTCTCAGTTCCTTGAAGATACAGATAGTTCTGCGATTAACTATATTATAACAGGGCGAATCACCGCAAAGCCATCTCGTAGAAATAATG ATGCATCGCATAAGTGGATATGGATTGGTTTTGCAATTGTGGCTGCTCTTATGGGAATCGTGCTTTGTAGCATGTGCTACCTACGACGAAGAAGAAAACTTGCAG ATCAGAACCAAACAAGGATCCAAGAAATGCTGAACATGATGAATTCTAATAGACCTACTAATGCAAATGGACTTCAAAATGATGAAAAGGGGGGACACGATTTAAGCGTATTTAACTACAAGTCTATCATAACCGCCACCTGCAACTTCTCTGATCAAAATAAGCTAGGAGAAGGGGGTTTTG GACCTGTATATATTCAGGGGAAATTGGTGACCGGACAAGAAATAGCAGTGAAGAGGCTTTCAAAGCGTTCAGGCCAAGGAATATTGGAGTTTAAGAATGAATTGATACTTATATATGAACTTCAGCATACAAACCTTGTTCAGCTCTTCGGATTTTGCATTTATGGTGAAGAGAGGATGTTGATATATGAGTACATGGCAAACAAAAGCTTGGACtactttttatttg attcaaccagatgccaGCAACTAGATTGGAACAAACGTTTCAGCATAATTGAAGGAGTCGCTCAAGGTTTGCTTTACTTGCACAAATATTCCAGAAAGAGAGTAATTCATAGAGATTTAAAAGCAAGTAATGTTCTACTTGATGAAAACATGAATCccaaaatttttgattttggaatggcAAGGATTTTCACGAATGATGAACAAGAAGCAAATACTATGAAGATTGTTGGGACATG TGGTTACATGTCCCCTGAGTATGTTATGGGGGGAAAATTTTCCATAAAATCTGATGTCTATAGTTTCGGAGTGTTGATGCTAGAAATCCTAAGTGGAAGGAAAAACAGCAGCTTCTACAATGATGACCATGCTATCAATATAGTTGGCTAT GCATGGGCGTTATGGAGAGACGGTGCAGGACTAAGACTAATGGATCCAAGACTTGGCGATTCATGTGATAAAAATCAATTCTTGAGGTGCATCCATGTTGGTATGCTCTGCGTGGAGGAAAATGCAGCCAATCGACCCATGATGTTAGATGTGATATCTATGTTGGCTAATGAAAGCATATCACTACCAGTACTTACAAAACCAGCATTCTGTACAGAAAGAAATGTGATCACAACTGCTGTAGGTGGGAATGGACCAGAAATTATTACATCTGTAAATGGTATCTCCAATTCTGATTTTGATGGGCGTTAA